The following coding sequences are from one Alosa alosa isolate M-15738 ecotype Scorff River chromosome 13, AALO_Geno_1.1, whole genome shotgun sequence window:
- the LOC125305712 gene encoding LOW QUALITY PROTEIN: interferon-inducible GTPase 5-like (The sequence of the model RefSeq protein was modified relative to this genomic sequence to represent the inferred CDS: inserted 2 bases in 1 codon), whose product MTHIYKNPEPDTDTPSIDTEDEYFKEIFENFQKNSKEAANSKVKEKLDQLENLILNIAITGNTGAGKSSYVNVIRGVQDDEDSAATGVTETTMEPLKYPHPTMPNVQIWDLPGIGSPKFKAKQYLKDVKFKTXLFIITSERFKENDIMLAKEIRSKKRRFYFVRSKIDNDIRSEMKKKNFNKEEVLNKIREDCTKNLKKVGSLKVFLVSSNDLGNYDFQLLIDTLEKELPNHKRLALIQSLPVCSMALVDKKVKVLQRLIWLTAFGSSVIAMAPIPGLSFACDLGIMISFFQRCFEALGLDDRSLRNLGERVSKSVKELKMPIKSRFTGVNRKVVIKFFTSVPVGTAMTIEYILSMVPVAGALVAEGVSFATVFHLLNKGLKEMSEDAKLVLMSAGLEGAEQDKEDDTNDNTKEPEEK is encoded by the exons ATGACTCACATCTACAAAAACCCAGAGCCTGACACTGACACTCCAAGCATCGACACCGAAGATGAATATTTTAAGGAAATCTTTGAGAATTTCCAGAAAAACTCTAAGGAAGCAGCAAACTCCAAGGTGAAGGAGAAGCTCGACCAGCTAGAAAATCTCATCCTGAATATCGCCATAACAGGCAACACAGGTGCTGGGAAATCTTCCTACGTCAACGTGATAAGGGGGGTGCAGGATGACGAGGATTCAGCTGCAACTGGGGTGACAGAGACAACCATGGAGCCCCTTAAGTATCCTCATCCTACTATGCCCAACGTACAGATCTGGGACCTGCCAGGAATCGGAAGCCCAAAGTTTAAGGCGAAGCAGTACCTCAAGGATGTCAAATTTAAAAC TCTCTTCATCATCACCTCTGAGCGATTTAAGGAGAACGACATCATGCTGGCCAAAGAGATCAGGAGCAAGAAAAGACGGTTCTATTTTGTGCGCTCAAAGATCGACAACGACATCCGCTCAGAGATGAAGAAAAAGAACTTCAACAAAGAGGAGGTTCTCAACAAAATCAGAGAAGACTGCACAAAGAATCTGAAAAAAGTAGGGTCCCTTAAAGTGTTCCTGGTGTCTTCCAATGACCTTGGCAATTATGATTTCCAACTACTGATCGACACCCTGGAGAAGGAGCTTCCAAATCACAAGAGGCTGGCACTGATCCAGTCCCTTCCTGTTTGCTCAATGGCTTTGGTTGATAAAAAGGTGAAGGTCCTGCAGAGACTCATCTGGCTTACAGCATTTGGCTCCAGCGTCATTGCCATGGCTCCAATACCGGGCCTGTCATTCGCATGTGACCTTGGCATAATGATATCCTTCTTCCAAAGGTGCTTCGAAGCTTTGGGCTTGGATGACCGGTCACTCAGAAACCTGGGGGAAAGAGTGAGCAAGTCCGTCAAAGAGCTCAAGATGCCCATTAAGTCACGCTTCACAGGAGTCAACAGGAAAGTTGTGATTAAGTTCTTCACCTCGGTCCCTGTGGGCACGGCGATGACCATCGAGTACATCCTTAGCATGGTACCTGTTGCAGGTGCCCTGGTTGCAGAAGGAGTTTCCTTTGCCACAGTCTTCCATTTACTGAACAAGGGCCTTAAGGAAATGTCAGAAGATGCCAAATTAGTGCTGATGAGTGCAGGTCTCGAAGGAGCAGAGCAAGACAAAGAGGATGACACTAATGACAACACCAAGGAGCCAGAGGAGAAATAA
- the LOC125306024 gene encoding trypsin-1-like: MRSLVFLVLLGAVFAEEDKIVGGYECKANSQPWQVSLNSGYHFCGGSLVNENWVVSAAHCYKSRVEVRMGEHDITYREGTEQFISSSRVIRHPNYSSYNIDNDIMLIKLSTPATLNQYVQPVALPTSCAAAGTMCTVSGWGNTMSSVSGDRLQCLDLPIISDRDCKNSYPGMITDAMFCAGYLEGGKDSCQGDSGGPVVCNGKLQGVVSWGYGCAEPGNPGVYAKVCIFNDWLTQTMASY; encoded by the exons ATGAGGTCTCTGGTCTTCCTTGTGCTCCTCGGAGCTGTTT TTGCAGAGGAGGATAAGATTGTTGGAGGATATGAGTGCAAGGCCAACTCCCAGCCCTGGCAGGTGTCTCTGAACTCCGGTTACCACTTCTGTGGTGGTTCCCTGGTCAACGAGAACTGGGTTGTGTCTGCTGCTCACTGCTACAAATC CCGTGTGGAGGTTCGCATGGGCGAGCATGACATCACTTACCGTGAGGGCACTGAGCAGTTCATCAGCTCCTCCCGCGTCATCCGCCACCCCAACTACAGCTCTTACAACATCGACAACGACATCATGCTGATCAAGCTGAGCACGCCTGCCACCCTGAACCAGTATGTGCAGCCCGTGGCTCTGCCCACCAGCTGTGCTGCCGCTGGCACCATGTGCACCGTGTCCGGCTGGGGCAACACCATGAGCTCCG TGAGCGGTGACAGGCTCCAGTGCCTGGACCTCCCCATCATCTCTGACCGCGACTGCAAGAACTCCTACCCCGGCATGATCACCGACGCCATGTTCTGCGCTGGATACCTGGAGGGAGGCAAGGACTCTTGCCAG GGTGACTCTGGTGGCCCCGTGGTGTGCAACGGTAAGCTGCAGGGTGTTGTGTCCTGGGGCTACGGCTGTGCTGAGCCCGGAAACCCTGGTGTCTATGCCAAG GTCTGCATCTTCAACGACTGGCTCACCCAGACCATGGCCAGCTACTAA
- the LOC125306042 gene encoding trypsin-2-like, whose protein sequence is MRSLVFLVLLGAVFAEEDKIVGGYECKAYSQPWQVSLNSGYHFCGGSLVNENWVVSAAHCYKSRVEVRMGEHDITYREGTEQFISSSRVIRHPNYSSYNINNDIMLIKLSTPATLNQYVQPVALPTSCAAAGTMCTVSGWGNTMSSVSGDRLQCLDLPIISDRDCKNSYPGQITNAMFCAGYLEGGKDSCQGDSGGPVVCNGKLQGVVSWGYGCAEPGNPGVYAKVCIFNDWLTQTMASY, encoded by the exons ATGAGGTCTCTCGTCTTCCTTGTGCTCCTCGGAGCTGTTT TTGCAGAGGAGGATAAGATTGTTGGAGGGTATGAGTGCAAGGCCTACTCCCAGCCCTGGCAGGTGTCTCTGAACTCCGGCTACCACTTCTGCGGTGGTTCCCTGGTCAACGAGAACTGGGTTGTGTCTGCTGCTCACTGCTACAAATC ccgtGTGGAGGTTCGCATGGGCGAGCATGACATCACTTACCGTGAGGGCACTGAGCAGTTCATCAGCTCCTCCCGCGTCATCCGCCATCCCAACTACAGCTCTTACAACATCAACAACGACATCATGCTGATCAAGCTGAGCACGCCCGCCACCCTGAACCAGTATGTGCAGCCCGTGGCTCTGCCCACCAGCTGTGCTGCCGCTGGCACCATGTGCACCGTGTCCGGCTGGGGCAACACCATGAGCTCCG TGAGCGGTGACAGACTCCAGTGCCTGGACCTCCCCATCATCTCTGACCGCGACTGCAAGAACTCCTACCCCGGCCAGATCACCAACGCCATGTTCTGCGCTGGATACCTGGAGGGAGGCAAGGACTCTTGCCAG GGTGACTCTGGTGGCCCCGTGGTGTGCAACGGTAAGCTGCAGGGTGTTGTGTCCTGGGGCTACGGCTGTGCTGAGCCCGGAAACCCTGGTGTCTACGCCAAG GTCTGCATCTTCAATGACTGGCTCACCCAGACCATGGCCAGCTACTAA